The following nucleotide sequence is from Chelonia mydas isolate rCheMyd1 chromosome 5, rCheMyd1.pri.v2, whole genome shotgun sequence.
TTTAAGATTTCTTGTTTTTCTTGTTGCTTCTTCATTTTCCACTTTTCAATAGACTGCACaagaacaataagaaaaaaattccTGTACTTCTTATAAAAATCTTACTCTTCCAAGAGGATTATTTCCAAAGGAGAGAATCAGGGGACAGAAAGGTGCGATCTAAGGAGAAGACTAGGAGGTAAGAACTCCAGAGTAGTAATTCCATCTCTGACATAGATGTCTTTTTACCTTGGCAAGTAGCTTACTATCTCTTAGTTTCACCACATGTAAAGTGTAAACAACTATTTATCTACCTATCTTACAGTTTTTGAAGTTTAATATCTATAATAATTTGAATATATAAAGTTTTATGGCATTCACATTGCTGCAGAATAATTATTAGGCTCCTTAGTTAACTAGAATCAGATGTTTTTCACTGTGCAAACATTTTTcaattctttttatattttttataaaatataaaaagtaaaaccaaattttttcttaaataaatctaTGTTTATGCCAACTTATCTATTACCATGAAGGAGACCCAGGTCCAGGACCCTCCTCCAAATGTCTGTTTTCAGAACCAGTGGAGCCAACATTTGTTGCAACTGTTCTAGTCCTTCTCTCCCCGTCCTCCCCCCatatgtctgtcttgtctatttagttcTTTGGGGCTGAGACTGTCTACTACTCTGTACAgtgtttagcacaatggggccccattttTGGTTGGTTCTTAGATATGCCtacaataaacatgattaattgtAATATGCTCAGCTACTGCACGCGGCACTCCAACATGTGcttagagcagggatcagcaacctttgagaagtagcgtgccaagtcttcattaatttaaggtttcgcgtgccagtaataaattttacatttacagggggcccccctgctggtctggggttccgtctgccgccCATGCtactggtctggggtcccggccgctggccccgctcatcCACTGCTGGTCTGGATAGATGGAACCCTGGaacggcagcgggctgagtggggccggcggccgggactccagctggcaggggccggcagacagaaccccagactgggcAGCGCGTGCAGTacatggaaccccagaccggcagcgcactgagccgctcagcccgctgccagtctgggatcccgtctgccggccccgctcagcccgctgctgacccggggttccgtccatccaggccggcagcaggctgagcggggccggtggccgggaccgtGGTTGGCAGtaccactaaaaatcagctcgcatgccgcctttggcatgcgcgccgcaggttgccgacccctggcttAGAGCATCATCTGCTGATCATTCCTTAGAACACCACCAGCAGAGTGAAAATTTTAAAGAGAACTagttttctgcaggaaaaaagcTATGTCTGCCATCATAGCTGGAGGTGGATTGAAGAGGGTGAAAAGCGTGTGTGGCTTTTAAGAAATacacttctttaaaatacaaacatacTTTGAATCTTAGAATTCTCttacctctttttttctttcctctaaaATCAGAAATTCTTGATACCATGTCTCATGCTGTTGAATATCCTCTTTTGTTCTTCTAGAGAGAAACTCAAGGGCTTCTTCTATATAGGATGGCTTTCCTTTATGTTTTGTCCATACTTTCAAAAAGTGTTGATGATCATAATCATCCCAGCCTCCTTGTCGTCCTCCTGTTTGCTGAAGGAACCTTTCAAATTCTATTACTTCTTCAGGTAGATGATTTTGCAGTGTTTTGTGTACTGGAATCCTACCTGATGGCAACTTGAAAACTCTTTCTATGGCTGAACTACCCAGTGCCCATGTGTCAATTTTTTTCTGTAAGGCACTGAGCTCATTAGTAGCAGTCTTCTCCGCCTTCATAAGCTCTTCATatctaagtaaaaaaaaaacaaacaaacaaacacacactgatttttaaataaaagatcagACAATAGCCATGAGTTCACTTGAAACAGACTTTGTGATTATTCAATTCCCAGACAAACACTATGGTAAAATGGGACTAAAGTTGAGATTAAGTATCACTAATTTAGTATAAAATAAATTACTGTAGAACCTCAGttttacaaacacctcgggaatggaggttgtttgtaacagTGAACGAAAcgttacggttgttctttcaaaagtttacaactgaacattgatttactacagctttgaaactttagtatgcagaagaaaaatgctactttccctcctttttagtagtttacatttaacacagtactgtgctgtatttgctttttttgggagggggaaggggttgtCTCTGTTGCTACCTGATTGTGTACCTCGGGTTCCAAATTAAGCgtatggttgactggtcagtttgtaactctggtgttcataactctgaggttctactgtataggaattttgtaattatccccaaactaagcattataaacccaggaaagtcagagttaaggttactcttaaaagagaactagatggAAATGCACAGTTGGGCTCCCGAACAACCATAATCCTTTCCTATATTGATGCCATTGGGAAGGCAGGgagatagaaaagaaaaaaaaatgtgcgtttaaaaatcagtttaatctaatccaGATCCCCACTATTGGAATGCCTTTACCATATTTCATGATACTACTATAGGTAATCtagtcttaaaaagaaaaggagtacttgtgacaccttagagactaacaaatttattagagcataagcttttgtgagctacagctcacttcatcggatgcatccagctgtagccacaagtactccttttctttttacggatacagactaacacggctcctactctgaaactagtcttAAAAGTTTGCTTTGAATATATGTTTACTTAAATGATTAAttacagaaaaaggaaataaagaaacaggatggaaaaaaggaagagaagagtgatTTATACCATACATTTAAGTtaagttttgttttggttttgtgcgaCTGATTTCAGTTATCTCAAGAACTGAAAAGCATGTAGAAACATACATTAGTCGCTGTTCTTCTTTAAAACCATTTATTGCATTTTCAGCTTCTTCCATCATTTCCCTGAGCTTTTCAACAACTACAAAAAACAGAAAGAGGAGTAAATATCAGTTTCCCTATAGCTTAATATAGCCTTTATATGCTAGACCAGGAGTCGGCATCCTTTCAAACAAGAGCAGCTTACGGACgcgggcagcgcacggagacccgctgcctccctccccccaaggggcatgcagagacatgccagcagccagccacttctgggagtggcatggggccagagccctgctgcgccgccggACTgtgagctgcctgtggtaagtgcctcccggCCAGAGTCTGCACCTCGCATCCCCTCAAGAAACGGATGCCCGCAATGGGGCAGCCAAAGAGTTgcgtgtggctctggagccacaggttgccaaccactgtgctagacacaAGAAAATGTGACATTTCTTAATAAATTAACATGAAGAATAAAGATATATATCAAAGCAGGCAGTTTCTACTTAAAACATATACATCCCATACAGCCTCTACTTCATACACATCCCCAATGGGCAAAACAATCTTTTACAAAATTAGTGACAAATATGGATATAGGTAAAATTGGATTTCCTGAAATGAAACTATGCTACAATAATGAATTAATAAATAACTGATGATACAAGGGaattctttatttgtattgttaGAGTATTCTATTCGGAGTAGATATGCTTTTATTCCTCTTCATCCTTCTCTACCAGGAAACTTAATGCTGGTGAAAAGAATGTGACTGAGAGCCTTAGTTTCCAATCCTACAACTGGATGTGCAAGGATGGGCCCTTACAAACTCATGGAGTCCTGAAGAGTGGAAATATGTGAGTATcaggtgaagtcagtgggactcctaGCAGGTATACAGGTCTGCCGGCATGCTTCCCATGTGTGCATcttggggtggggataggggggcAATTGCCccccaaacagaggtgaggcatggggggcacatggggttacgtgccactgcccccctcccttcTAATTTCGGAAAATGcagagcagcccagctctgaggcTGCATCTGGTCTCGGGCtccactgactctgcagctgaaccCAGCCTCCTCGGTCCTAGTACAAGttgtgctccccttctgtgtTCTGGGAGCCTTCCTATTTTCTGTGGAACAGTGAGTTCCCACAATGGGGCTGGGTAAGTGAtggtgggggaaatgagggaaggggggttagtggaggaggcagtggggagggaagggaggtggaatagggcagggggaggggaatgtgggaatagggggagggggatggagaagaaaaggggataggggaatatcagggggaaggaggatcctggcaTGCGGCATCCcctcggcagcagctggggctcccccattaagcaggcccatcgaacccTCACCCTAACATGCCCTACCCCCCTACATCCGGACCCCTCCGacaagccccccacacccagagccccaccccactgagccccaaccagctgcatctggacCCCCATCCCATCaagccccgctcccccagcccccccctcgCCAGCCCCATctctccacacccagacccccccccccccccccccccccgcgaagCCCAACCACCatacctggatcccctgcagagtcccattgcccctgcacctggaacccccactacgagcccctgtgcatccagatctcccactgtgctgcccacacccagactgcctcacacagaaacctctcaccccaaaCCTGGATCCCACCACACTaagtccctccacacttggatcctgctgggctgagcctgcctacccacacctggtgcacctggcacagaggggcagagccccggggtgtttctggggcaggcccagacTTTGCACTGTGTTAGGGTCagatgcagcctcactgccgagtccctgtactgggggaggtgggggcttcGGGGTGATCTCCCAACacagtgcagccagtggcctgtgcttcccactgccatgctgaagccacatttatttattgacaaataaaatttgcagaattttaaaattgtgcacataatttttaattttttggcacataaTTCCCTGAGGAGTAACTGATTTAATTAACCCAGTGGAAACccttgtgtggacacacttatttcagagtaagagGAGCCCATTCTGGATTATCTTGAAATGATTCCCAACATAAGAACCAGCTTTCTCATGTtaccctgccaatgtgcctcagtcTTGATTTGGAGAGAGCATCTCTAGGGGTGAGactcttaggctttgtctaaTAAGAAAGTTATAGGatagtacttcttcacacaacacagtcaccctgtggaactctttgccagaggatgttgtgaaggccaagattaaaataagttaatggaggatagatccatcaatggctattagccaggatgggcagggatacaaaaccatgctctgacatgtccctagcctttgtttgccagaagctgggaataggcaacagaggatagatcacttgattattacctgttctgttcattccctttgaagcacctgacattggccactgtcagaagacagaatactggactagatagaccattggtctgacccagtatggctgttcttatgttcttaactatagtcaaacaattaaaaagtgATTATCCCCTGTGGTCACAAGGGAGTTCACTGATTTAACtacctttgtttttaaaacccagtcagttaaattggtacaatttCTCATCAGACAAGGCCTTCATTCAGCTTCATGTTTTTTCAATCCTTGGCATCCTTGTTGATAGtttagcagagaggccaaggtaGATGCAGACATTTGCAGATAGAAATTGAGTTAGATCAACAACATAattaatggtttcagagtagcaaccgtgttagtctgtattcacaaaaagaaaaggagtacttgtggcaccttagagactaacaaatttatttgagcataagcataatacctttttccacggaatgcatccgatgaagtgagctgtagctcacaaaagcttatgcgcaaataaattggttagtctctaaggtgccacaagtactccttttcttttaacataattaaTGTAAGCCACAAAACCTTGAGCTGGTGACAAATCTTGGTCTCTAACCTGGGTTACATTTGTGAACTAGTAAGCTACAAATGCATGGCTCTCTGATTACCAGTGCCCCAAGTGTTTCACTTACCTAATCCCCAAAGTGTGCTTTACTCATTATCAACAGAATATTCCAGTTTATATTGGTACAGATGGCCTGAAAATGTAATTCCCTATGGCCCTTGCTCAACGTCCTCGGCCAACAGATGGAAGAGAGGCACGCGACTGTATCTAAGTCCCAAAAATATACTCATTGCACTTAGCATTACAGTACAGTTCAAGCAGAAGGACATGAACTTCAGCACAGAAGGTACCCCACCCCCAATAGGCTGCAGGGTCCCAGCCAGTAGCAACAGAAAATAAGGAGTTCCACTTAAAGATGATCTCAGGTTTTCCTGACATTTCCAGCCTTTCCTGACACTCCCCTCCCTTCTCAGATTCACAGAAGGACAGGCAGAAAGGACATCCAGAGCCTGCACTGATGGCACAAGCAGAGACTTTCCCTGCAACACAATTATCCAAGAAAATTAAACTTTTGTCTATAAAAGGCAAGTATTTCAAACTTCATCAACAAGACTTACATTCTGGTGTAGGCTTCACATCTTTCAATTGTCGTTGAAGTCTCTTAACATTATTGTGTATTTTTGCTAGTTGTTGCTGGATTTTCGCTTCTGTGGAAGAAAAATAAGTTAATTAGTCGTGTTAAAAGTTGAATTATACATCAAATTGAAATTTCTTGCCCTTACCCACAAACCTCTAAGTCATGTAGCCCCGACATATCTGGTCTGGTCACCTTTCACATCTTCTCTGACGCACCCTCCCATTCCAACAATGATGCTAGCAAAAATGTCAGTATTCATCTTCATCATCTTCTCAAAGAAGCAACTCCATCCATTCTTTCATTCTGCCCCTTGTGCTGGGAACACCAGTTCTGACTCTGTTTGAATAGCCACTTCCCTTGccccattcaaatccctcctactCACCTCTGTCATAAAGCCTATAAAATGTGGAGGGGAGGATAGCTATCCTTAACAAACAAAACAGCACCATCAAACTGTGCACTAACTTTACTGAGGAATATGATCTTATTGCTATCTTTGCCCTTCTTTTCCCTGCTTTGTGTGTTTAGTTAGACCCTAACATCTTAGGTCATGTTAGTTTGTATGCTCTTCAGAATATGTAATGTGTCTACAGACGCTCCCCGACTTACGTAATCATTCCATTCCGGAACGCCTTGTGTAACTCGAATTTTGCGTAAGTCGGAAACACATACCCGACCATtacaccaaaaacaaaacaaaacaaaacaaaaaaccaacctctcctatttctagcttacggaacTTTTTCCATAAGTGCGGATTTGCGTAAGTTGGGTCTTGCATAACCCGGGGAGCATCTCTACAGGGCCGttcttaggatttatggggccctacgcagtattattaaactggtgcccctatgcccgacggCAGCCTGAGCTCGCAgcctggtgggggctggggagggacgaGACAGCAAAGGATAACGAGATGCCCGGCCCGTCACATGGTggtggagagtcacagttccctgcagagaccccctgtaccctctccctcatgcagaatggacatgcagaaggtacctaattaaaagcagtAAACTTGAGAATAAAAAaggtcagtcacaggttttttgatatgcTCTGAAGTTTATCagacatttatttgcaaaaactttgtagtaagggcgaGTCAActgtcctgctgaatacaacattaaatattatggaatacatgatgcagctcttctctgttttacattttcttaatcagtatttctaagctgattttatattttaaatgtactcttaagccttcataaagtaatcattccagatgactacatatttaactcactgaaacaaagacattattttaaattaatcagtcacagaggtttataacaatgttcataacaatgttcattgcttttagaaaaagggaacactaatttactttgtgtgatctccataacaatagacatgtttatgaaatttcaccaactttaaaaaatgtttccaaagatttgaggcataacaaaggattttatatcttactaaggtactgattttgctggagggttctcttaaaactagttcatcagatagTCAGAAGTAATGAAAGAgaaactctttgtccagctatctggaagaAAAGCAGTTTTGTCCCTTTAAAGGCTCTCTTCAAtagggggctggggaaagggggggggggggagggagaaagggatggacagaaaggacaggaagactttggaagcacttttttttttatttaaaaaactatatgtctgaagatccaagcatttaaggctgaagatgattgtgcatctaaaaatctatgcaaggattttttagagatgtgattttataatcttcaccaactcactaatgaaatatttttaaagcaaattttaaactaaggtcctgtagacacatgttctgagtaaatattacagtaatgcacaactgtttttgtcagtaaattcagaaactgacagtatatacctggggtttggcaaatgcctgttaaatagcttcattaccccttgaatggctctttaacagtttcattgttgtgctaataggtctggcaggctggaacaCTTTTTCActtttacaaaaagaaagggagtacttgtggcaccttagagactaaccaatttatttgagcatgagctttcgtgagctacagctcacttctactAGATCCCCTTCcaaggaagactcaccaggctgcagcagccagatgCGAGAGCTTGCAGGAAGGGTCGAACAGGGATAGGAAAGCCGGgtgggtggacactaagacccagtgaTGCcacaaattttcaggtgccctatgcaGATGCGTATGTTGCATATGCCTACGGACAGCTCTGCGCCTGTACTTATTTTGTGAGACACCTAGCACATCTTTGGGAgtgcaaaaaataatttaaagattTTGTGTTTTGGGACTTTTTGAAAATGCCTATGTCCAGTGATGGTGTCACCTTCCCTGAATGACACATCAGGTCTTTTCtgaatatgacaggtttcagagtagcagccgtgttaatctgtattcgcaaaaagaaaaggagtacttgtggcaccttagagactaacaaatgtatttgagcataagctttcgtgagctacagctcacttcattggatgcattcagtggaaaatacagtggggagatttatatacacagagaacatgaaacaatgggtgttaccatacacactgtaacgagagtgatcacttaaggtgagctattgctagcaggagagcggggagttgaagggggggaataaacatggggaaatagttttactttgtgtaatgacccatccactcctagtctctagtcaagcctaagttaattgtatccagtttgcaaattaattccaattcaggagtctgtttttgaagtttttcttgttgaagaattgcaacttttaggtctgaaattgagtgtccagggaggttgaagtgttctccaactggtttttgaatgttataattcttgacgtctgatttgtgtccatttattcttttacattggtcaaactggacagtctctacgtacatggcagaggggcattgctggcacatgatggcatatatcacactggtaggtgtacaggtgaacgagcctcttgatagtgtggctgatgtgattaggccctatgatggtttCCCTCTATTTCAGGAGCATTCAATGTGTGAACCAGCTTCTGCAGGCCACTCTGCAACCAACATACCTTCTCATGCTGTTGTCTATCCTTACCAGCCCTGGAATAAATAACTGGACATTTCAGTGCCTGGATTCTCTAGGACCCACCTCCAATGCTTCAAGCTTCTGCAAATCCAGACACTGAAATATTCTAAGATCTACTTCTTTTTAAGTGATCAGTGTGGGAGACACTGAGAATCCTTGATTATTTTGTGGTGCTGTCATAAGTTTATTGTACATTAACTAAGCTAGATTAAATCTTGTTATATTTAGGTTCATACTTTTTGATTCTTCCACAATACTGTTTTTATAGTGCACTCTCTCTTATAAACAGTACATATACAGTAGCAAAAATACTTTCATGGGTCAGTATCAGAATTTGCTTTGTTCTATGAGCTAATACACCACTTAAGTGAGTGAGTGTGGACATGGAAAGGAACAAATATCCTACTTTCAGCTTTCCTGTTGTTAGTCATTTTATGTTCCAGTTCTTCCAGTGTGCTGTATTCCACCCTGAAATCACTCTTCTTGCTGTAGAGATGgccatttttgtctttttctaTATTCAcaagtctggggaaaaaaaaggttgCTTGGCTttgaaatcatattttaaaatcacttgaaaattaattaaaaatataaatgcacaGTCATTACCATTTAGAAATTACTTAGACTAACTAGTGGTCATTATTTTTGATTGAATAAGTTAGTTTTATACAAGTGTATCGTTACAGAATTTAAAAACTGGGCTTTAATACAGGGAATATTAATCAGAATAGCTGCTTTTAATTTATCATGTAACTAGAGTGTTATCACTTGGCAGGATTAGATTTGAAAGAcctggaaggattagatttttattggtaaatgtcaatgaattaaaaaaaacaggaacatCCTTTGCAAGATTTTTGCTTAGTGCAGGCCAGACTGTAAGTCTGACAGAAGCAATTAGAAATCTGGTATTCAACAAAGGCAGACTGATGTACATTTCTGCTCTTCGCTTTAAAAAGATCATGCTAAATGGTGATTTTATATCTAATGGCCTTCGGGTCCTTCACATCCTTTAAAACTGTCTCACTTTCTCCCTCAATTTATAACTACCTTCTTTACACTCAAGATTCTGCATCAGATGAGCCTTATAGACTATGTACTGTTAGATGCCACTTTCTTCCTCAGAAGTGGCCACACTTCAGTAGTAGATGAAGTGGTCCTTACTTATCCATtatctgcctcacaggggtgtgacTAAGCATTTTGAGAAATAGATGAAACTCATTACATATGTAGAGCCCAAcctgtttccccctctcccctctgacATTCCTTGCCATGATTATCCagcggttagggcactagccgaagaactgggagacctgggttcaatttacTGCTGTACCACggattccctgtgtgaccctggcaaatcatttagcttctctgttcctcagttcccagtttgtaaaatggggataccagTATTTCCCTACCCTACttgagtgttgtgaggataaatatattaaaagtttgtgaggtgctgagctactacagtgatgagggttGCACAAATAGAAGAATTAGACCTAAGTCAGGGGTTTTACCAGTCCTCTCGGGGGATGGAAGGGAAGGAAACAAGTGGTTGGTTGAGAATAAGCAAATAGAAAGCTTGATTTAAGATTTAGTTAGAGGCGGGGAAGTCTATTGCCTTGAAGCTGTTGCTAAAACTGCTcccagacaatgctgcaaatccCAGGCCAGATTAATTATGTAAGTGGCTAGAGTAATATATGTTTGTttcaaggtttttatttttttcagttggtATCTTTAAGTTGTAGGGTTATTATTTTCTaactttgtttttctatttttgtaaataaaagagTCAAAGGAATCTACTCCTGTAGGGTtctatttatattttatgtttagtgtttaatatttcatttaaaaacaataacacaATATTATTTGTGTTCAGCATCCTATTTAGTTTTCCTGATGTTTCCCCAGCAAAACTGAAACCTgctaaaaaaaacatttatactGTTCTTGGACCAACTGAAAAGGAGAGAATGGATGTTCTCTGAGGAAATGAATGGATTAAACCAAGAAAGAAGAACACAGGGGTAAACTGAAATACATTTTGGGGCATGAATTCTGGTATGCAGGAGACTAGATTAAAAACGAGTTAACATGGTTGTGATCTAGGATAGCAGTTCCCAAATTCTGTAGACAAATAAAGTCCTTGGAACACTTTCCCAGTCAGCTGCCTGGTTTCACAATGACAGTTCTTTTCACTGTCCT
It contains:
- the CCDC112 gene encoding coiled-coil domain-containing protein 112 isoform X4; this translates as MAAVATASGQQQSDCSFSTLDSGQHFQFQNWMIKADQAKKAEFIRTAEKLKNQLVNIEKDKNGHLYSKKSDFRVEYSTLEELEHKMTNNRKAEKAKIQQQLAKIHNNVKRLQRQLKDVKPTPEFVEKLREMMEEAENAINGFKEEQRLIYEELMKAEKTATNELSALQKKIDTWALGSSAIERVFKLPSGRIPVHKTLQNHLPEEVIEFERFLQQTGGRQGGWDDYDHQHFLKVWTKHKGKPSYIEEALEFLSRRTKEDIQQHETWYQEFLILEERKKESIEKWKMKKQQEKQEILKQKQKSEEMLKTENLQHEAAQKQKAEEERKKQQAAVEEWKRHKELEFAMKQASRQKEEEEREKKQQKERQRQFQLKLLLEKYTRQKEEQETLQRLEKEKREEAEREERKRIAAEAISKFQERDLHKLELKILEKQAKEEEKIEKEKRLAKLREKLYSFGCLLLKGNYFFLSK
- the CCDC112 gene encoding coiled-coil domain-containing protein 112 isoform X3 codes for the protein MIKADQAKKAEFIRTAEKLKNQLVNIEKDKNGHLYSKKSDFRVEYSTLEELEHKMTNNRKAEKAKIQQQLAKIHNNVKRLQRQLKDVKPTPEFVEKLREMMEEAENAINGFKEEQRLIYEELMKAEKTATNELSALQKKIDTWALGSSAIERVFKLPSGRIPVHKTLQNHLPEEVIEFERFLQQTGGRQGGWDDYDHQHFLKVWTKHKGKPSYIEEALEFLSRRTKEDIQQHETWYQEFLILEERKKESIEKWKMKKQQEKQEILKQKQKSEEMLKTENLQHEAAQKQKAEEERKKQQAAVEEWKRHKELEFAMKQASRQKEEEEREKKQQKERQRQFQLKLLLEKYTRQKEEQETLQRLEKEKREEAEREERKRIAAEAISKFQERDLHKLELKILEKQAKEEEKIEKEKRLAKLREKGYPNLEARVIAEHLHIQEDELHTNKVTNWVLRNFHKTFLCYEEYCVLLHGFQVLTI
- the CCDC112 gene encoding coiled-coil domain-containing protein 112 isoform X7, whose amino-acid sequence is MTNNRKAEKAKIQQQLAKIHNNVKRLQRQLKDVKPTPEFVEKLREMMEEAENAINGFKEEQRLIYEELMKAEKTATNELSALQKKIDTWALGSSAIERVFKLPSGRIPVHKTLQNHLPEEVIEFERFLQQTGGRQGGWDDYDHQHFLKVWTKHKGKPSYIEEALEFLSRRTKEDIQQHETWYQEFLILEERKKESIEKWKMKKQQEKQEILKQKQKSEEMLKTENLQHEAAQKQKAEEERKKQQAAVEEWKRHKELEFAMKQASRQKEEEEREKKQQKERQRQFQLKLLLEKYTRQKEEQETLQRLEKEKREEAEREERKRIAAEAISKFQERDLHKLELKILEKQAKEEEKIEKEKRLAKLREKVEVHVTRDPSRLYKPTKGWEERTKEIGPTDVQPLLHIPHRAIPTWRQGL
- the CCDC112 gene encoding coiled-coil domain-containing protein 112 isoform X6, with the translated sequence MTNNRKAEKAKIQQQLAKIHNNVKRLQRQLKDVKPTPEFVEKLREMMEEAENAINGFKEEQRLIYEELMKAEKTATNELSALQKKIDTWALGSSAIERVFKLPSGRIPVHKTLQNHLPEEVIEFERFLQQTGGRQGGWDDYDHQHFLKVWTKHKGKPSYIEEALEFLSRRTKEDIQQHETWYQEFLILEERKKESIEKWKMKKQQEKQEILKQKQKSEEMLKTENLQHEAAQKQKAEEERKKQQAAVEEWKRHKELEFAMKQASRQKEEEEREKKQQKERQRQFQLKLLLEKYTRQKEEQETLQRLEKEKREEAEREERKRIAAEAISKFQERDLHKLELKILEKQAKEEEKIEKEKRLAKLREKGYPNLEARVIAEHLHIQEDELHTNKVTNWVLRNFHKTFLCYEEYCVLLHGFQVLTI
- the CCDC112 gene encoding coiled-coil domain-containing protein 112 isoform X5, whose protein sequence is MAAVATASGQQQSDCSFSTLDSGQHFQFQNWMIKADQAKKAEFIRTAEKLKNQLVNIEKDKNGHLYSKKSDFRVEYSTLEELEHKMTNNRKAEKAKIQQQLAKIHNNVKRLQRQLKDVKPTPEFVEKLREMMEEAENAINGFKEEQRLIYEELMKAEKTATNELSALQKKIDTWALGSSAIERVFKLPSGRIPVHKTLQNHLPEEVIEFERFLQQTGGRQGGWDDYDHQHFLKVWTKHKGKPSYIEEALEFLSRRTKEDIQQHETWYQEFLILEERKKESIEKWKMKKQQEKQEILKQKQKSEEMLKTENLQHEAAQKQKAEEERKKQQAAVEEWKRHKELEFAMKQASRQKEEEEREKKQQKERQRQFQLKLLLEKYTRQKEEQETLQRLEKEKREEAEREERKRIAAEAISKFQERCSSSARYLSKC